The following proteins come from a genomic window of Synechococcus sp. BIOS-E4-1:
- a CDS encoding alpha/beta hydrolase codes for MDSAELKEYFSKRVSLSSADLVAMAQLFAQLYGEFQTDIVHRVCCTDAIDRPYIWVDPLEGRSSHVILFFHGGGYTMGSSKDHMQLIASLVELSGKTFLAVDYRLFPAVTFPAPLDDAEASYRWLLEQGLPASRIGLAGISAGAALVTQLVHRCAKKSLGCPALAMVMSGLNDFRFDRPSMAFNSCLDLVSLNRLESIVEFYFPDQSSFESDDVLCINQNYNHYPKTLFQVGDQEILLSDAIEMHQSLRSQGHDVHLNVVPQMIHCGQMFARDYPPGQSAIEQAAGFIKSALQ; via the coding sequence GTGGATTCCGCTGAACTGAAGGAGTATTTTTCCAAACGTGTCAGCCTGAGCAGTGCTGATTTAGTGGCTATGGCGCAATTATTTGCGCAATTGTATGGAGAATTTCAAACCGATATCGTCCATAGAGTTTGCTGCACTGATGCGATCGATCGGCCATACATATGGGTTGATCCCCTGGAGGGTCGCAGCTCACATGTGATTTTGTTTTTTCATGGTGGTGGATACACCATGGGAAGCTCGAAAGATCACATGCAGCTGATTGCATCTCTCGTTGAACTGTCTGGAAAGACATTTTTAGCGGTTGATTACCGGCTTTTCCCTGCAGTCACTTTTCCCGCTCCTCTTGACGATGCTGAAGCCTCTTACCGCTGGCTGCTTGAGCAAGGGCTACCAGCATCCCGCATTGGTCTGGCAGGCATTTCAGCGGGCGCCGCACTGGTCACTCAGCTGGTGCATCGTTGCGCAAAGAAGTCTCTGGGATGCCCTGCACTGGCCATGGTGATGTCGGGGCTGAATGATTTTCGCTTTGATCGCCCATCAATGGCTTTCAATTCCTGCCTGGACCTTGTCTCCCTGAACAGACTGGAGTCGATCGTTGAATTCTATTTCCCTGATCAATCATCATTCGAATCTGATGATGTGCTTTGCATCAATCAAAATTACAACCACTATCCGAAAACATTATTTCAGGTTGGTGATCAGGAAATACTGTTGAGCGACGCCATTGAGATGCATCAATCCTTGAGATCACAGGGTCATGATGTGCATCTGAACGTTGTTCCACAAATGATTCACTGTGGCCAGATGTTTGCTCGCGACTATCCGCCCGGACAGTCAGCAATCGAGCAGGCGGCAGGCTTCATCAAAAGTGCATTGCAATGA
- a CDS encoding DUF3828 domain-containing protein, which yields MLTQLATSLIAMAVPATTGTCPQGVIEQLDGLYRWQVQRMDSNEDRVKALSSQRQRFTPSLFRLLMEARQLTPSRDGRFLDFDVFSNTQVATFGAKVSGCSAEKGNSIEARVDVEAGLTGRPSGTPRRLLYELNRDGKGNWRINNITYLDGKVFQLRPFLQELLQSTS from the coding sequence ATGCTGACTCAGCTGGCCACCAGCCTGATCGCCATGGCGGTTCCGGCAACCACAGGCACCTGCCCTCAGGGAGTGATCGAACAGCTTGATGGGCTCTACCGCTGGCAGGTGCAGCGTATGGACAGCAACGAAGACAGGGTCAAAGCACTCTCCAGCCAGCGCCAGCGTTTCACACCATCACTGTTCAGGTTGCTGATGGAGGCCAGACAGCTCACACCCTCACGCGATGGTCGCTTCCTCGATTTCGATGTGTTCAGCAACACCCAGGTTGCCACCTTCGGAGCCAAGGTCAGCGGCTGCAGTGCAGAGAAGGGAAACAGCATCGAGGCAAGAGTGGATGTGGAGGCCGGCCTCACCGGCAGACCCAGCGGAACTCCCCGCCGGCTGCTGTATGAGCTGAATCGCGATGGGAAGGGCAACTGGAGAATCAACAACATCACCTACCTCGATGGCAAGGTCTTTCAGCTGAGGCCGTTTCTGCAGGAGCTGCTCCAATCAACCTCCTGA
- a CDS encoding Coq4 family protein: MLKHIDSSELSQRGFMDLARESDHQLILKDRYDPKWPSPAERRSAPPASLAACLQRRLDAEHLEELPPSVSETNEDWEYLANRLRRTHDFHHLVFGLPDTVAGEAVASAYYARRYRSPGALAVMTTWIAHGLIQPAENQLIWRCVEFGIQLAHELQISLLSVRWEEKWDQSLIAWREQLGVSRLLERSPLAEHQSQWMPAQSA, translated from the coding sequence ATGTTGAAGCACATCGACTCCAGTGAATTGAGTCAGCGTGGATTTATGGATTTAGCCCGCGAATCAGATCATCAACTGATCCTGAAAGATCGCTATGACCCGAAGTGGCCATCACCAGCTGAGCGACGCAGTGCGCCGCCGGCAAGTCTCGCGGCATGTCTGCAACGGCGACTGGATGCAGAACATCTGGAGGAACTGCCCCCATCCGTTTCTGAAACCAATGAAGACTGGGAATATCTCGCCAATCGCCTGCGACGAACCCATGATTTTCATCATCTGGTTTTCGGTTTGCCTGACACCGTCGCAGGTGAGGCGGTGGCTTCGGCCTATTACGCCCGTCGTTACAGGTCGCCTGGGGCTCTCGCTGTGATGACAACCTGGATTGCGCACGGCTTGATTCAGCCTGCTGAAAATCAACTGATCTGGCGATGTGTGGAGTTTGGAATTCAACTGGCTCATGAGTTGCAGATTTCCCTGTTGTCTGTTCGCTGGGAAGAGAAATGGGATCAATCCCTGATTGCCTGGCGTGAACAACTGGGGGTTTCCAGGCTTCTGGAACGATCCCCTCTTGCTGAACATCAATCTCAGTGGATGCCGGCTCAGTCGGCATAG
- a CDS encoding M28 family peptidase → MTRQPTARIPAVDQEPPLRQEAFPAWMSANPANQTEAMALLSLACRKDLEAIAIPRHASWDPVGLMAVRSYVREQLAALGKVEEQPFRRSSHQGVNLILKLPGRNPGRRPLLVGAHYDGPIQSVGADDNASAMAALLELGRRWSTAPPRRPVWLVAFDQEEWGLLGSSALADRLKADRQRLKLMVSLEMLAYTSNTQSYPHPAMGRLYGNRGDFIALVANARAGLMLSRLTHAMGQHVRSKALPVPRAGIDVPAVRRSDHSPFWDRGYNALMVTDTSFMRNPHYHRMSDTIDTLDLPFLASVIDGLDAALARL, encoded by the coding sequence GTGACGCGACAACCAACGGCACGGATCCCCGCCGTTGATCAAGAGCCTCCCCTGAGACAGGAGGCTTTTCCTGCCTGGATGTCTGCCAACCCGGCGAATCAGACTGAAGCAATGGCACTGCTGTCACTCGCCTGCCGCAAGGATCTGGAAGCCATCGCCATTCCCCGCCATGCCAGCTGGGATCCGGTGGGTCTGATGGCCGTGCGCAGTTATGTGCGCGAGCAGCTGGCCGCTCTGGGGAAGGTGGAGGAACAGCCGTTCAGGCGCAGCAGCCATCAGGGGGTGAATCTGATCCTGAAACTTCCCGGCCGCAACCCCGGGCGCCGGCCGCTGCTGGTGGGCGCCCATTACGACGGGCCTATCCAGTCGGTCGGAGCTGATGACAACGCCAGTGCAATGGCTGCTCTGCTGGAGCTGGGCAGACGCTGGAGCACGGCACCCCCGCGGCGACCCGTGTGGCTGGTGGCCTTCGATCAGGAGGAATGGGGTCTGCTCGGCAGTTCAGCACTGGCCGACCGGCTCAAGGCAGATCGGCAACGACTCAAGCTGATGGTGAGTCTGGAAATGCTCGCCTACACCAGCAACACGCAGAGCTACCCCCACCCCGCCATGGGCAGGCTCTATGGCAACCGCGGCGACTTCATTGCCCTGGTGGCGAATGCCCGTGCTGGCCTGATGCTCTCTCGGCTCACCCATGCCATGGGGCAACACGTGAGAAGCAAAGCGCTGCCGGTGCCGCGCGCTGGGATCGATGTGCCCGCAGTCCGCCGCAGCGATCACAGCCCGTTCTGGGATCGGGGGTACAACGCCCTGATGGTGACGGACACCTCGTTCATGCGGAACCCGCACTACCACCGGATGAGCGACACGATCGACACGCTCGATCTGCCCTTCCTGGCCTCAGTGATTGATGGACTGGATGCGGCGCTGGCCAGGCTTTAA
- a CDS encoding Nif11-like leader peptide family natural product precursor — MSMEELKRFLVAMRADKTLYEKVSSFATANEIASIATKLGFEFTETELKSISNQNIEGVKIKRQDTTPSYNFGEGGN, encoded by the coding sequence ATGTCGATGGAGGAATTGAAAAGATTTTTAGTTGCCATGCGAGCCGACAAGACGCTATATGAAAAGGTTTCAAGTTTTGCGACTGCGAACGAGATCGCTTCGATCGCCACCAAGCTGGGATTTGAATTCACTGAAACCGAATTAAAATCAATTTCCAATCAGAATATTGAAGGTGTAAAGATCAAGAGACAAGACACTACACCTTCGTACAATTTTGGTGAGGGCGGCAACTGA
- a CDS encoding SdiA-regulated domain-containing protein — MGAFRLELINRHNIADPGIGLNEPSGLTLNADGTALYTVSDDTRAIFCMDLEGRVLTSESFFVSVLDLEGLALSADGRRLFAVQEDANAVISVDLASRRELQHRPLAEMSNYGSVEMHFPAEPDNKGLEGITVNTRNGHVFVVKECRPGLLIELDAECRTILSSRLLTQANGFSHPRVGPRRLDFSGLSYDCQRDTLWIASDQGQCLFHYDLKGDLVLQRLDLLLKPEGKSKRVRKAEGIAVDSERGRVYVVSDRDAELYVFQLHG; from the coding sequence ATGGGGGCATTTCGCCTCGAGTTGATCAACAGACACAACATCGCTGATCCAGGCATCGGTCTGAATGAACCTTCGGGCCTCACCCTGAATGCTGATGGCACGGCCCTTTACACGGTCAGTGACGACACCAGGGCCATCTTCTGCATGGATCTCGAGGGTCGGGTGTTGACCAGCGAGTCGTTCTTCGTGAGCGTGCTGGACCTGGAAGGTCTCGCCTTGAGTGCTGATGGCCGCCGGCTGTTCGCGGTGCAGGAAGACGCCAACGCCGTGATCAGCGTTGATCTCGCCAGTCGCCGCGAGCTGCAGCATCGTCCCCTGGCTGAGATGTCCAACTACGGCAGTGTTGAAATGCACTTCCCGGCCGAGCCTGATAACAAGGGGCTGGAAGGGATCACAGTGAACACCCGCAACGGGCATGTGTTCGTGGTCAAGGAATGTCGACCGGGGCTGCTGATTGAACTCGATGCCGAGTGCCGGACGATCCTGTCGTCGAGATTGCTGACCCAGGCGAATGGTTTTTCCCATCCCAGGGTGGGGCCGCGCAGGCTGGATTTCTCCGGACTGAGTTACGACTGTCAGCGCGACACCCTCTGGATCGCCAGCGACCAGGGGCAGTGTCTGTTCCATTACGACCTGAAGGGTGATCTGGTGCTGCAGCGCCTGGATCTGCTGCTCAAGCCGGAGGGTAAATCCAAGCGCGTGCGTAAAGCCGAAGGCATCGCCGTGGATTCAGAACGTGGCAGGGTCTATGTGGTGAGCGATCGTGACGCCGAGCTCTACGTGTTCCAGCTCCATGGCTGA
- a CDS encoding SDR family NAD(P)-dependent oxidoreductase codes for MADPASQRVLLTGGNSGVGFEAAKVLSVQGHELTILCRNQATADQTLSQLTGSSRALICDLADLDAVDAVCAQLLESGTALDALVLNAGLQYAGASEAQFSAQGIELTFAVNQLAHQLMAMRLLPLLRKAARPRVVITASEVHNPSSGAGKVGKSADLGELEGLRAGAGFAMLNGSPGFDGNKAYKDSKLCNVLMARELVRQLDGVMPVIAWSPGLVITRNSGGFFRYNKRGNPLGMGVFAFVARDLLRITESPENAGRLLAQLVNDPEITPGFSYFTNKVVSFGGHRLEPTDTSVEGADLRKAEELWQLSEQLIGHSLSR; via the coding sequence ATGGCTGATCCTGCATCCCAACGCGTGCTGCTCACCGGGGGAAACTCCGGTGTGGGTTTTGAAGCGGCGAAAGTTCTCAGTGTCCAGGGGCATGAGCTCACCATCCTTTGCCGTAACCAGGCCACGGCTGATCAGACCCTCAGCCAGCTCACCGGATCGTCTCGCGCTCTGATCTGTGACCTTGCTGATCTCGATGCCGTCGATGCCGTCTGTGCCCAGCTGTTGGAGAGCGGCACGGCCCTGGATGCGCTGGTGCTCAATGCCGGTCTGCAATACGCCGGTGCCTCCGAAGCGCAGTTTTCGGCGCAGGGTATTGAACTCACCTTTGCGGTGAACCAGCTGGCTCATCAGCTGATGGCGATGCGACTGTTGCCGCTGCTGCGGAAGGCAGCCCGCCCGCGGGTGGTGATCACCGCCTCGGAGGTGCACAACCCCTCAAGCGGTGCCGGCAAGGTGGGCAAGTCTGCGGACCTGGGCGAGCTGGAGGGGCTGCGTGCCGGGGCCGGCTTCGCGATGCTGAATGGCAGCCCCGGCTTTGATGGCAACAAGGCCTACAAAGACAGCAAGCTCTGCAATGTGCTGATGGCGCGGGAGCTGGTTCGGCAGCTGGATGGCGTGATGCCCGTGATTGCCTGGAGCCCTGGCCTGGTGATCACCCGTAACAGTGGCGGTTTCTTCCGGTACAACAAGCGCGGCAATCCGCTGGGCATGGGTGTCTTCGCATTTGTGGCCCGCGATCTGCTGCGCATCACTGAATCACCTGAAAATGCAGGCCGGTTGCTGGCCCAGCTGGTGAATGATCCCGAGATCACGCCCGGATTCAGCTATTTCACCAACAAGGTGGTGAGCTTCGGTGGGCATCGGCTGGAGCCGACCGACACCAGTGTTGAGGGCGCCGACCTGCGCAAGGCCGAAGAGCTTTGGCAGCTGTCGGAGCAGTTGATCGGGCACAGCCTCAGCCGCTGA
- a CDS encoding Nif11-like leader peptide family natural product precursor encodes MQDSLEAAQSADEVVAFARESELFLSTEDLKEAQSGCSSQDASAQHGYNCITDLIPMSEEQFKAFLEEVKANLSLREKLKAAQSTDEVVSAAKEYGYDFSAEEFTACAKRFGQISEDELDNAVGGQASIACATNCVACNTYNTLYTLDLMCCGL; translated from the coding sequence ATGCAGGACTCGCTTGAGGCTGCTCAATCAGCTGATGAAGTGGTTGCTTTTGCCAGAGAATCGGAGCTTTTTCTGTCTACTGAAGACCTGAAAGAAGCTCAATCGGGTTGTTCATCTCAAGACGCTTCAGCGCAACATGGCTATAACTGCATCACAGATCTCATACCCATGTCAGAAGAACAATTCAAAGCATTCCTTGAAGAGGTGAAAGCTAACTTGAGTCTTCGTGAAAAGCTGAAAGCTGCTCAATCAACGGATGAGGTTGTATCGGCCGCCAAGGAGTATGGTTATGACTTTTCGGCCGAGGAGTTCACTGCTTGTGCCAAAAGATTCGGTCAAATCAGTGAAGATGAACTTGACAACGCGGTCGGAGGGCAAGCAAGCATCGCCTGCGCAACAAACTGTGTCGCCTGCAATACTTATAATACCTTGTATACTTTGGATTTAATGTGTTGCGGTTTATGA
- a CDS encoding DUF1651 domain-containing protein — translation MSNWDHTTQEHPLHAGRDGWLVNGDEQLLVRFSNGQSTAHGRWVVLSTYRWVRPHPPEPQSQRRMLEHNAIEAWQNMQKVGWRRCRPPVR, via the coding sequence ATGTCGAACTGGGACCACACCACCCAAGAACATCCGCTGCACGCCGGCAGGGATGGCTGGTTGGTGAATGGTGATGAGCAGCTGTTGGTGAGGTTCAGCAATGGCCAATCAACCGCCCATGGCCGCTGGGTGGTCCTCAGCACCTATCGCTGGGTGAGACCCCATCCTCCCGAGCCTCAGAGCCAGAGACGGATGCTCGAACACAACGCCATCGAGGCCTGGCAGAACATGCAGAAGGTCGGCTGGCGGCGCTGTCGTCCACCGGTGCGCTGA
- a CDS encoding chlorophyll a/b-binding protein gives MTTATLLADERYWQDLAAAQMRRERLAKAERLNGRLAMLGFIALIGTEALLHQGLLMALGL, from the coding sequence ATGACAACTGCAACCCTTCTGGCTGATGAGCGCTACTGGCAGGACCTTGCCGCAGCTCAGATGCGCCGTGAGCGACTGGCGAAAGCTGAACGCCTGAACGGACGTCTGGCGATGCTGGGCTTCATTGCGCTGATCGGCACCGAAGCCTTGCTTCACCAGGGACTGCTGATGGCGCTGGGTCTCTGA
- a CDS encoding GNAT family N-acetyltransferase, with protein MNSEFTIRPVEPVDIPLINNWARSEGFAPGTGDVGIYRQTDRQGIWTGCLGEEPIGCIAGIRYNHAYGFIGLYIVRPDQRGRGYGVKLWKVALDHLHDVSCIGLEAAENRIDDYSNWGFQPASTTTRWQLEVDSLPHQLRSTEGPEELRLIHGDDIPEPKIQSYDADCELNPRPHFLSDWLKHPAGTVTALLDSKDDCHGFARIRPCLLSNEAGWRIGPLLADSPELAELLIRDLLSARQGLVIIDSPGGNALAAPMLQKLGFTASGRTLRMYRGVMPSRKLDEVYGLACLELG; from the coding sequence ATGAACTCTGAATTCACGATTCGCCCCGTTGAACCAGTTGACATTCCACTGATCAACAACTGGGCTCGCAGTGAAGGATTTGCCCCCGGAACAGGAGATGTTGGAATCTATCGCCAGACCGACCGCCAGGGAATCTGGACGGGTTGCCTGGGTGAAGAACCGATCGGATGCATTGCAGGCATTCGTTACAACCATGCCTACGGTTTCATCGGGCTCTACATCGTGCGCCCGGATCAGAGAGGCCGAGGCTATGGAGTGAAACTCTGGAAAGTAGCTCTCGATCACCTCCATGACGTGAGCTGCATTGGGCTTGAAGCAGCAGAAAACAGGATTGATGATTACTCAAACTGGGGTTTTCAACCTGCTTCAACAACGACACGTTGGCAGCTTGAGGTTGACTCACTTCCCCACCAGCTCAGATCAACGGAAGGACCGGAAGAGCTCAGATTGATTCACGGAGATGATATCCCTGAACCCAAAATCCAGAGCTACGACGCCGATTGTGAACTCAATCCCAGACCACACTTTCTGTCGGACTGGCTAAAGCACCCAGCCGGCACTGTGACGGCACTGCTCGACAGCAAGGATGACTGCCATGGTTTTGCCCGAATCCGTCCATGCCTGCTCAGTAATGAAGCCGGCTGGCGCATCGGCCCCTTGTTGGCTGATTCGCCTGAACTGGCGGAGCTGTTGATCAGGGATCTTCTCAGTGCAAGACAGGGATTGGTGATCATTGATTCGCCGGGGGGCAATGCATTGGCCGCACCGATGCTGCAGAAACTTGGTTTCACAGCGTCCGGACGCACGCTGCGGATGTACCGGGGGGTGATGCCCTCCCGGAAACTGGATGAGGTGTACGGGCTTGCCTGCCTTGAGCTTGGCTGA
- a CDS encoding FAD-dependent oxidoreductase has protein sequence MAENGFSADRKSHVVVVGAGWAGWGATKALCEAGVRVTLIDGMADPSGSEPITTESGKPFEAGTRGFWKDYPNINALTDQLGLGSIYTDFTTSAFWSPDGLEATAPVFGDAPQLPSPVGQVLATVKNFKRLPLPDRFSIAGLLYAMLDLNRSDAVYRSYDAIDALTLFRQLRISDRMIDDFLRPTLLVGLFKPPEELSAAVTMELLYYYALAHQDSFDVRWIRSKSIAEQLIAPLSARLQAQHQLEVLGGTLATRLNMSADGQSIRSLETRNVMTGSSAVLDDVDALVLAVGAKGMGALMAQSPQCGVLAPELVQAGTLGTIDVVSVRLWLDRYVPVADPANVFSRFSALQGSGATFFMLDQLQKAAESALWGGQTPQGSVIASDFYNASVIAELSDQQIVDCLMQDLLPMAQPAFGEARVLDQEVRRYPGSVSLFSPGSFSKRPPLETSLAPVVCAGDWVRMGEREHGAKGLCQERAYVCGLEAGNSLLRRGIVFGEGVPRTKQHPVIPIRSDEPQVLLGRALNKLVMEPLETLGIDWPWLEK, from the coding sequence ATGGCCGAGAACGGTTTTTCAGCGGACAGGAAGTCCCACGTTGTGGTGGTGGGCGCCGGCTGGGCTGGCTGGGGTGCGACCAAGGCGCTCTGCGAAGCCGGGGTCCGCGTGACCCTGATCGACGGAATGGCCGATCCCAGCGGCAGTGAGCCGATCACCACCGAGAGCGGCAAGCCATTCGAGGCCGGCACCCGCGGCTTCTGGAAGGACTACCCCAACATCAATGCCCTCACCGATCAGCTCGGTCTGGGCTCGATCTACACCGACTTCACCACCAGTGCCTTCTGGTCGCCGGATGGCCTGGAGGCCACGGCACCGGTGTTTGGTGATGCTCCGCAGCTGCCCAGCCCGGTGGGGCAGGTGCTGGCCACGGTGAAGAACTTCAAGCGGCTGCCCCTGCCGGACCGGTTCAGCATCGCCGGGCTGCTCTACGCCATGCTTGATCTCAACCGCAGCGATGCGGTGTACCGGAGCTACGACGCGATTGATGCGCTGACGCTGTTCAGACAGCTCCGCATCAGTGATCGCATGATCGACGACTTCCTGCGGCCCACGCTGCTGGTGGGATTGTTCAAGCCGCCAGAAGAGCTCTCGGCGGCGGTGACGATGGAGCTGCTCTACTACTACGCCCTGGCCCATCAGGATTCCTTTGATGTGCGCTGGATCCGCAGCAAGAGCATCGCTGAACAGCTGATCGCACCGCTGAGTGCCCGGCTGCAGGCTCAGCATCAACTGGAGGTGCTGGGCGGCACGCTGGCCACCAGGCTGAACATGTCAGCCGACGGCCAGAGCATCCGCTCGCTGGAGACCCGCAATGTGATGACGGGGAGCAGCGCTGTGCTGGATGACGTGGATGCGCTGGTGCTGGCCGTGGGTGCCAAGGGCATGGGTGCCCTGATGGCGCAGTCGCCGCAGTGCGGCGTGCTGGCGCCTGAGCTGGTTCAGGCCGGCACGCTTGGAACGATCGACGTGGTGTCGGTGCGGTTGTGGCTGGATCGCTACGTGCCGGTTGCCGATCCCGCCAATGTGTTCTCGCGCTTCAGTGCACTGCAAGGCTCCGGTGCCACCTTCTTCATGCTTGATCAGCTGCAGAAGGCTGCAGAGTCGGCGCTGTGGGGCGGTCAGACACCACAGGGATCGGTGATTGCCAGCGACTTCTACAACGCGTCGGTGATCGCGGAGCTCAGTGATCAGCAGATCGTCGACTGCCTGATGCAGGACCTGCTCCCCATGGCGCAGCCTGCCTTCGGCGAGGCCCGGGTGCTGGATCAGGAGGTGCGGCGCTATCCGGGCTCGGTGTCGTTGTTCTCGCCGGGGAGTTTCAGCAAGCGACCCCCGCTGGAGACCTCCCTGGCGCCGGTGGTCTGCGCCGGCGACTGGGTGCGGATGGGCGAGAGGGAACATGGCGCCAAGGGGCTGTGCCAGGAACGTGCCTACGTGTGCGGTCTCGAGGCGGGTAACTCACTGCTGCGTCGTGGCATCGTGTTCGGTGAGGGCGTGCCCCGAACAAAACAGCATCCCGTGATCCCGATCCGCTCCGATGAGCCTCAGGTGTTGCTGGGCCGAGCGCTCAACAAGCTGGTGATGGAACCGCTGGAGACGCTGGGCATCGACTGGCCCTGGCTGGAGAAGTAG
- a CDS encoding gamma-glutamyltransferase family protein — protein sequence MRRSLLLVLGLCGWAAVASAAPVSRDDPESSDPGRRPISTAAGSAVVVTANPLASSAALRVLKEGGTAADALVTAQAVLAVVEPQSSGLAGGGFLLYWDSKRQSLEVLDGREVAPERSRPGDLLTPSGVPMPWREATARLDAIGIPGTVALLWDVHQQFGRLSWASTLQPAIRLARDGFRPSPRLLRSISLARRIGVSHSKAFQALYLPGGQPPQADQLFRNPALARTLVALARDGGPDFYRGALARQILRQMAALQTGEPEFRGWSPSDLSSYAVLRRQPLCSEQLKHRICTMPPPSSGGLALLQTLALLNQATDLSLASAADAQTWRHLARAQIWADADRLYWVHDPLDSTVPAAALLDPAYIRSRARTMRTTPATPPTPGLPPGMDRYPYGRPDHSREQGTTHITIVDEFGNIASYTSSVETVFGSRHLVAGMVMNNQLTDFAFEPTIGGRPIANRRLPGRRPMSSMAPTLVFSNGRPLLALGSPGGRSIPHLLSRVLLASLIWNESPQQSVGLPHLSSRGQRLVLEQDPPIPWPLPLDQLQTSDQPARQQRVGSGTALVQRINGRWHGAADPRREGTALALP from the coding sequence ATGCGCCGTTCCCTGCTTCTGGTCCTGGGTCTCTGCGGTTGGGCTGCCGTCGCTTCAGCAGCACCGGTCAGCCGCGACGACCCGGAATCATCCGACCCAGGCCGCAGGCCAATCTCCACAGCCGCTGGTTCTGCGGTCGTCGTCACCGCCAATCCGCTGGCCAGTTCAGCAGCCCTACGAGTTCTCAAAGAGGGTGGTACCGCAGCCGATGCTCTGGTCACAGCTCAGGCGGTGCTGGCAGTGGTTGAACCGCAGAGCTCCGGCCTCGCCGGTGGTGGCTTTCTTCTCTACTGGGACAGCAAGCGACAAAGCCTGGAGGTGCTGGATGGCCGCGAAGTCGCACCCGAACGCAGCCGGCCCGGTGACCTGCTGACGCCATCCGGAGTCCCCATGCCCTGGAGAGAAGCCACAGCACGGCTCGATGCGATCGGCATCCCCGGAACGGTCGCGCTGCTCTGGGACGTGCATCAGCAGTTCGGGCGCCTGAGCTGGGCCAGCACGCTGCAACCGGCGATCAGGCTGGCCAGGGATGGCTTCAGGCCCAGCCCGCGACTGCTGCGCTCCATCAGCCTGGCCCGGCGCATCGGAGTGAGTCACAGCAAAGCGTTTCAGGCGCTCTATCTGCCCGGCGGCCAACCACCGCAGGCTGATCAGCTCTTCCGCAATCCTGCGCTGGCCCGCACGCTGGTGGCCCTGGCGCGAGACGGGGGGCCTGATTTTTATCGAGGCGCTTTGGCCCGGCAGATCCTGCGGCAGATGGCCGCGCTGCAGACCGGCGAACCTGAATTCCGCGGCTGGAGCCCATCAGACCTCTCCTCCTATGCCGTGCTGCGCCGCCAACCGCTCTGCAGCGAGCAACTGAAGCACCGGATCTGCACGATGCCACCACCAAGCAGCGGCGGACTGGCCCTGCTGCAGACCCTGGCCCTGCTGAACCAGGCCACTGATCTGTCGCTCGCCAGCGCCGCTGACGCGCAGACCTGGCGCCATCTGGCCAGAGCCCAGATCTGGGCCGATGCCGACCGCCTCTACTGGGTGCATGACCCGCTTGATTCAACCGTCCCAGCCGCGGCCCTGCTGGATCCGGCCTACATCCGCAGCCGCGCAAGAACCATGCGGACCACTCCTGCAACACCGCCAACACCGGGGCTTCCCCCGGGGATGGATCGTTACCCCTACGGCCGTCCGGACCACAGCCGCGAACAGGGCACAACCCACATCACGATTGTCGATGAGTTCGGCAACATCGCCAGCTACACCTCCTCGGTGGAGACGGTCTTCGGCAGTCGGCACCTGGTGGCCGGCATGGTGATGAACAATCAGCTCACCGACTTCGCCTTTGAGCCCACGATTGGCGGACGACCGATCGCCAATCGCCGTCTGCCCGGTCGCCGGCCGATGTCATCGATGGCGCCCACGCTGGTATTCAGCAACGGTAGGCCGCTGCTCGCACTCGGCAGCCCGGGTGGACGCAGCATCCCCCACCTGCTCAGCAGGGTGCTGCTGGCCTCACTGATCTGGAACGAATCGCCGCAGCAGAGCGTTGGCCTGCCCCATCTCTCCAGCCGCGGCCAACGGCTCGTGCTGGAACAGGATCCACCGATCCCCTGGCCGCTGCCACTGGACCAGCTGCAAACCAGCGATCAACCCGCACGCCAGCAGCGGGTTGGCAGCGGCACTGCTCTGGTGCAAAGGATCAACGGCCGCTGGCATGGGGCGGCCGACCCACGCCGGGAAGGCACCGCCCTGGCTCTGCCCTGA